The Catenuloplanes niger genome includes a window with the following:
- a CDS encoding xanthine dehydrogenase family protein molybdopterin-binding subunit yields MMVTRRTLLGAALVVAAPLPSTGSTLKPTVFVRVEPDGRVVATVPKPDSGQGVRTMAAILVAEELAVEVADVTLEQAPGDTAAYGPQGVANSASSRQLAEPLRTAAATARCLLVAAAAARWRVPATECTARRGRVEHPRRGALPYRALVPDAAALDPATVPVTLTPPAAWRLIGRTGAGRADARDIVTGRARYGTESAPAGRLVAVVARPPWIGATVSTVDDAAARAVDGVVTVVRLTAPGDGQGGVAVVARSTAAALRGREALRVTWTGGTPDADSRAWLSDLEAALPPTPPAASAAPRAGAGVGAGVSLERVYRLPLLAHAPMEPANATAHVTADRLRVWAPVQDPGSLRTQLARQFGLADAAVEVTPTLTGGAFGRRIEPDPVLEAIACSRAAGAPVTVRWTRDDDTRHDSYRPMSVHRLTAELDPDGLPVSRTHAVVTWPLTVLPVFGTPAFVKASGDHFPYAVPGEVTVTLRPAPLRTGFWRAVYAGQFGYAEECFLSEIARRGGHDQVALRRRLLPADSRLHRVLDAAAARDGWTDGPGRGVACHLDYGSAIAVLVTADPATRRVRRVTAAVDVGIPIHPSGVRAQVEGGILDALSTVLGAQITVRDGAVVQSSFRDYTWARIGDCPEIDVVLVPSEAPIGGLGELAYPPAAAAIASALAVDGAPVTGMPYGVPVG; encoded by the coding sequence ATGATGGTCACCCGCCGCACCCTGCTCGGCGCCGCGCTGGTGGTCGCCGCGCCGCTGCCGTCCACCGGGTCGACGCTGAAACCCACGGTGTTCGTGCGCGTCGAGCCGGACGGGCGCGTCGTGGCCACCGTTCCCAAACCGGACAGCGGCCAGGGGGTACGCACCATGGCCGCGATCCTGGTCGCCGAGGAGCTCGCGGTCGAGGTCGCGGACGTCACGCTGGAACAGGCGCCCGGCGACACCGCCGCCTACGGCCCGCAGGGCGTGGCGAACTCGGCCTCCAGCCGCCAGCTCGCCGAGCCGCTGCGCACCGCGGCCGCGACCGCCCGCTGCCTGCTCGTCGCGGCCGCCGCCGCGCGCTGGCGGGTCCCCGCCACGGAGTGCACGGCCCGCCGTGGCCGCGTCGAGCACCCCCGCCGCGGCGCGCTGCCCTACCGCGCGCTGGTCCCGGACGCGGCCGCGCTCGACCCGGCCACGGTCCCGGTCACGCTGACCCCACCGGCGGCGTGGCGGCTGATCGGCCGCACCGGCGCCGGCCGCGCCGACGCGCGCGACATCGTCACCGGCCGGGCCCGCTACGGCACGGAGTCCGCACCGGCCGGCCGCCTGGTCGCGGTGGTCGCCCGGCCGCCGTGGATCGGCGCGACCGTGTCCACGGTGGACGACGCGGCCGCCCGGGCGGTCGACGGCGTGGTCACCGTGGTCCGGCTGACCGCGCCGGGCGACGGGCAGGGCGGGGTCGCGGTCGTGGCCCGGTCCACCGCCGCGGCACTGCGCGGACGTGAGGCGCTGCGGGTCACCTGGACCGGCGGCACCCCGGACGCGGACAGCCGCGCGTGGCTGTCCGACCTGGAGGCGGCCCTCCCACCCACGCCCCCGGCGGCCTCCGCCGCGCCGCGGGCCGGGGCGGGGGTGGGGGCGGGAGTGTCGCTGGAGCGGGTGTACCGGCTGCCGTTGCTGGCGCACGCGCCGATGGAGCCGGCGAACGCGACCGCGCACGTCACGGCCGACCGGCTGCGGGTGTGGGCGCCGGTCCAGGATCCCGGCTCGCTGCGCACCCAGCTGGCCCGCCAGTTCGGGCTGGCCGACGCGGCCGTCGAGGTGACCCCGACGCTGACCGGGGGCGCGTTCGGGCGGCGCATCGAACCGGACCCCGTCCTGGAGGCGATCGCCTGCTCGCGCGCGGCCGGCGCGCCGGTGACCGTGCGCTGGACGCGCGACGACGACACCCGGCACGACTCGTACCGCCCGATGTCCGTGCACCGGCTCACCGCCGAGCTGGACCCGGACGGGCTGCCCGTCTCCCGTACCCACGCGGTCGTGACCTGGCCGTTGACCGTGTTGCCGGTGTTCGGCACCCCCGCGTTCGTGAAGGCCAGCGGCGACCACTTCCCCTACGCGGTGCCCGGTGAGGTGACGGTGACGCTGCGGCCCGCGCCGCTGCGGACCGGGTTCTGGCGCGCGGTCTACGCGGGACAGTTCGGCTACGCGGAGGAGTGCTTCCTCAGCGAGATCGCCCGGCGCGGCGGCCACGACCAGGTCGCGCTGCGCCGCCGGCTGCTCCCGGCGGACTCGCGGCTGCACCGGGTGCTGGACGCGGCCGCCGCCCGCGACGGCTGGACCGACGGGCCCGGCCGCGGCGTCGCCTGCCACCTCGACTACGGGTCCGCGATCGCGGTCCTGGTCACCGCGGACCCGGCCACCCGGCGCGTACGGCGGGTCACCGCGGCCGTCGACGTCGGCATCCCGATCCACCCGTCCGGCGTGCGCGCGCAGGTCGAGGGCGGCATCCTGGACGCGCTCTCCACCGTGCTCGGCGCCCAGATCACGGTGCGCGACGGCGCGGTGGTGCAGTCGTCGTTCCGGGACTACACGTGGGCGCGGATCGGCGACTGCCCGGAGATCGACGTGGTGCTGGTGCCGTCCGAGGCGCCGATCGGCGGTCTCGGTGAGCTGGCCTACCCGCCGGCCGCGGCCGCGATCGCGTCCGCGCTGGCCGTGGACGGCGCGCCGGTCACCGGCATGCCGTACGGGGTGCCGGTGGGCTGA
- a CDS encoding MarR family winged helix-turn-helix transcriptional regulator, producing the protein MRADVDSWPTGRLLSVAARMVEARFDDFLTGLDLTHAGLITLHHLAGGPLTQRDLARRSRVTDQTISRTVDRLARTGHIARTTDASDRRRTLVAITPLGADALAAARDEERRSDRFFGAVDDYDHFRGQLIRLIEAAGE; encoded by the coding sequence ATGCGTGCGGACGTCGACTCCTGGCCGACCGGCCGGCTGCTGTCCGTGGCCGCCCGCATGGTCGAGGCGCGTTTCGACGACTTCCTGACCGGGCTCGACCTCACCCACGCCGGCCTGATCACGCTGCACCACCTGGCCGGCGGGCCGCTCACCCAGCGCGACCTGGCCCGACGGTCCCGGGTCACGGACCAGACCATCAGCCGCACCGTCGACCGTCTGGCCCGGACCGGTCACATCGCGCGCACCACGGACGCGTCGGACCGCCGCCGGACCCTGGTCGCGATCACCCCGCTCGGCGCGGACGCGCTCGCCGCCGCCCGCGACGAGGAACGCCGCTCCGACCGCTTCTTCGGCGCCGTCGACGACTACGACCACTTCCGCGGCCAGCTCATCCGCCTGATCGAGGCCG